The following DNA comes from Polynucleobacter necessarius.
TTCATCGACTTGCTTGAGAATCTTTTCTTTCACCGCTTGATTTTCGGTGGCAGCTTCAATGACTAAACCCAATCCTTTGAAATCGTTATGGGAGGTGCTACCTTTAATGCGTTTCAACGCGGCTTCTTTTGCCTCAATCGTTAAGGTCGCTTTTTTTAACGAGACGATCTAAGCTTTTGCTAATTTGTTCTAGGTCACGCTGTACTGCCGCATCGTTAATATCAACCATCACCACATCAAGACCAGCAATTGCGCACACTTGTGCAATACCATTGCCCATAGTGCCAGCGCCGATTACACCGACTGATTGAATGCTCACCTTATTTTCTCTTTCGATACTGGGTTGAACCAAATAACTGCTCTCTAGCCTTGTCATCATGTAATGGCTTGCGTAATGCTGTTAATACTTCGCAACCGCGTTTTACCGCTGGTCGCGCACCGATCTTTTCAAACCAGCGTTTGAAATGCGAGTACTCATTGATATCAATGCCTTGATTTTTCCAATTGCGAGTCCATGGATAGATCGCAATGCCTGCAATTGAGTAAGTTTTCCCTGCAATATAGGGATTCTCTTTCAGTTGTCCATCGAGCACCCCATAGATACACTTTGCTTCATTGGTATAGCGATTGATGGCGCACTCAATTTTCTCCGGCGCATAGAGTCGGCAGTGGTGGTTTTGCCCAAGCATGGGGCCAAGACCGCCCATCTGGAACATTAGCCATTGCAGAACTTCATACTTGCCGCGAGTATCTTCAGGTAAAAACTTGCCAGTCTTACTAGCCAAGTAGAGCAGAATCGCGCCAGATTCAAAACGACTGATGGGTTTGCCATCCGGCCCGTTGGGATCAACGATTGCTGGAATCTTGTTGTGAGGGCTGATCTTTAAAAACTCCGGTGTAAACTGGTCTCCGGCGTCGATATCAATCGGGTGAGCAATCCAGTCGCGGCCTAAGCGATAGCGACATTCTTCGCGCATGATGTGTACTTTGTTATCATTCGAAGTTGGCCAGCTATAGACATCAATCACGTCTTTGGATGTTGGTTTCCCCATCTTGCCATCTATAAGGGGTTTGTAAACGTTGTAACGCGCTAGTCAGGGTTTGCTCTTGTTTGGCGAAACAAAAACGAATTACGCCTGACTCTGTATCTTGTTCGTCAAAAGCGGATACAGGAATGGCAGCGCCTCCAATCTCAGTCGTCAGCCATTGGCAAAAATCCGCTTCATTTAATTTAGCTTGAGGAATATTCAGCGCGGAGTAGTTTACACACTGAAAATAAGTGCCTGGTTTCGGTAATCATGTAAATCGAGTGTTACTCAATCCCGCTCTGAAAAAATCACGCTTGGCCTGATAAAAAGTTTGGCAGATTCAAATAATGTTCTGCATTAGAAAGGTAGGCCGCTAAACGATATTGCATCGGCGTATGCACGGTAAAAACATTGAACTGATGTACTTTGCGAAATTCTTTGGTTAGTGCTGGAGGTGCGGCAACATAACCTACTTTCCAGCCAGTGACATGGTAGGTCTTACCAAAGCTAGAAATTAAAAAGCGTCTGACAGCAAGCTCTGGGTTGGATGCCAAACTGTGATGTTTGGCGCCGTCATAGACCATATGTTCATAGACTTCATCACTCAAAACCAATGTGAAAGTATTGCGTACTAAATCTGCGAGGCGATCTAGGTCTGCCTTATTCCAAACCATTCCAGTAGGGTTATGCGGTGTATTAATGATGATCAAGCGAGTTTTTGGATGAATTGCATTTGCTAACGCATCCCAGGGAATTTCATAGGATGCGACTTGACCAGACTCATCGCGAATCACTTGTAAAGAAACTGCAA
Coding sequences within:
- a CDS encoding glutathione binding-like protein; the protein is MIDVYSWPTSNDNKVHIMREECRYRLGRDWIAHPIDIDAGDQFTPEFLKISPHNKIPAIVDPNGPDGKPISRFESGAILLYLASKTGKFLPEDTRGKYEVLQWLMFQMGGLGPMLGQNHHCRLYAPEKIECAINRYTNEAKCIYGVLDGQLKENPYIAGKTYSIAGIAIYPWTRNWKNQGIDINEYSHFKRWFEKIGARPAVKRGCEVLTALRKPLHDDKAREQLFGSTQYRKRK